The Bacteroidota bacterium genome includes a window with the following:
- a CDS encoding aminotransferase class I/II-fold pyridoxal phosphate-dependent enzyme: MNKAASGAQTLIDILRWRATNQSDKLAYTFLKDGEEIAEQLTYAELDTKARAIAAHLLAQNGTGERALLLYQAGLEYIASFFGCLYAGVIAVPAYPPRKNRSMERITGIVSDANAKFTLTTRQIGNDIERRFSETPELSDLDIIATDELPLDAAAVWAEPDVNSDSLAFLQYTSGSTGSPKGVMVSHGNLLHNELQIADAFGTHSESTVVGWLPLYHDMGLIGNVLNPLFLGYPCYLMAPVAFLQKPVRWLEAISKYGATISGGPNFAYDLCARKISDEQLAGLDLSTWNLAFNGAEPVHPETLKRFTDRFGKAGFSMEDFNPCYGLAEGTLFVASNKKNSAIRVKEVKAASLEQNVVEAAGEGDDVRALVSCGVPWENQTIKIVDPEAQTLCQDGTVGEIWVSGKSVAKGYWGRESVTARTFNASIKNANGQTFLRTGDLGFVSDGQLYVTGRLKDLIIIRGRNHYPQDIEYTVESSHEALEQGACAAFSFDSDGAERLGIAIEVRRVHMKGLDADAVIKAIRKAVSEKHELQVNAVVLLKPKSIPKTSSGKIQRHACKVGYLTDTLKAVDSNTLEFVDSDDSDAAEAFLDRGALAALPVAERKTLVSFFLQQLVSKALKMNVSDVDPKQSLSTLGMDSLDTIELKLEIERHLKVSVPMDEALNDMSVVELAGKLSYQFSAASELEEAPKTEVVIKDLFEKCDEEGGYFGKYRLQKDNYFTQPKLEGTPAPRMKFQGRDVIVWSINNYLGLIGEERIHKTAMESVQKHGLWSPMGSRMLTGNTDRHLELERRLASYLHKEASIVFNFGYMGVMGTIDAVTDGNDTIIIDSLSHACIVDGALIASGGKQFRVFRHNDMESLEKQLKAANENRKGGVLIITEGVFGMTGDIGKLDEICVLKEKYNARLFVDDAHGFGVMGPTGAGVGEFLGVQDKIDLYFGTFAKSFAGIGGVTAGDDKVIDYIKYNARTNIFAKSLPLPYVETMLTTLDFIENGDEYRNRMWHVARRLQEGLSALGFNIGDTQSPITPVYVPAGDEETATRAMRLLRTEYGIFVSAVTYPVVPRGVVLFRLTSSASHTDEDIDITLDAFKKMRDQLNLNTNETNTPVTGDLVEPTK, encoded by the coding sequence ATGAACAAAGCAGCATCTGGTGCGCAAACGCTTATAGATATACTCCGTTGGCGAGCGACCAACCAGTCAGACAAACTGGCGTACACTTTTCTGAAAGATGGTGAGGAAATCGCTGAGCAACTCACTTATGCAGAACTGGATACCAAAGCGCGTGCTATCGCTGCGCACCTGCTTGCACAAAATGGCACCGGCGAACGGGCCCTTTTGCTGTATCAGGCTGGTCTTGAATACATTGCATCCTTTTTTGGATGCCTCTATGCCGGCGTTATTGCCGTACCGGCTTACCCACCCCGCAAAAACCGCTCTATGGAGCGCATTACCGGTATCGTCTCTGACGCAAATGCCAAATTTACCCTGACGACGCGTCAGATTGGCAACGATATTGAGCGCCGCTTCTCCGAAACACCAGAACTTTCAGACCTCGACATCATCGCTACCGATGAACTGCCCCTTGATGCAGCTGCTGTTTGGGCAGAACCCGATGTAAACAGCGACTCACTCGCGTTTCTCCAATATACCTCAGGCTCAACCGGATCGCCCAAAGGGGTGATGGTTAGCCACGGCAACCTCTTGCACAATGAGTTGCAGATTGCCGACGCATTTGGCACCCATAGCGAATCCACCGTTGTAGGCTGGCTCCCGCTCTATCATGATATGGGCCTGATCGGCAATGTGCTCAACCCCCTTTTCCTGGGCTACCCATGCTATCTGATGGCACCGGTTGCATTCCTGCAGAAGCCCGTACGTTGGCTCGAGGCAATTTCCAAGTATGGTGCAACCATCAGTGGCGGCCCGAATTTCGCTTACGATCTTTGTGCGCGCAAAATCTCAGATGAACAGTTGGCCGGCCTCGACCTGTCTACCTGGAATCTTGCCTTTAACGGTGCTGAGCCGGTACATCCGGAAACCTTGAAGCGGTTTACCGACCGCTTTGGCAAAGCCGGCTTCAGCATGGAAGACTTCAACCCTTGCTACGGCCTGGCAGAGGGCACCCTGTTTGTAGCTTCCAACAAAAAGAACTCCGCTATCCGCGTAAAAGAAGTTAAAGCGGCTTCACTCGAGCAAAACGTTGTGGAAGCTGCCGGCGAAGGCGATGACGTGCGGGCGCTGGTTAGCTGTGGTGTGCCCTGGGAAAACCAGACCATCAAAATTGTAGACCCAGAAGCCCAGACGCTTTGCCAGGACGGCACGGTCGGGGAAATCTGGGTATCCGGTAAAAGCGTAGCCAAAGGCTACTGGGGACGAGAATCTGTTACAGCACGGACGTTCAACGCATCCATTAAAAATGCCAACGGGCAAACTTTCCTTCGTACAGGCGACCTTGGCTTCGTTAGCGACGGGCAGCTGTATGTAACAGGCCGGCTGAAAGACCTCATCATCATCCGCGGTCGCAACCACTACCCGCAGGATATCGAGTATACGGTTGAGTCAAGCCATGAAGCCCTTGAACAAGGTGCTTGTGCTGCCTTTTCTTTCGATAGTGACGGAGCCGAGCGCCTTGGCATTGCCATTGAAGTGCGCCGTGTACACATGAAAGGTCTGGACGCAGACGCTGTAATTAAAGCCATTCGCAAAGCAGTCTCAGAAAAACATGAACTGCAAGTAAATGCGGTTGTACTGCTCAAGCCGAAGAGCATTCCCAAAACGTCTAGCGGCAAAATCCAGCGACATGCCTGTAAAGTCGGATACCTCACCGATACCTTGAAGGCTGTAGACAGCAACACGCTTGAATTTGTAGACAGCGACGATTCAGACGCAGCGGAAGCATTCCTCGACCGGGGCGCACTCGCAGCGCTCCCTGTTGCAGAACGGAAAACACTCGTATCGTTTTTCCTGCAACAGCTGGTTTCGAAAGCCCTCAAAATGAACGTGTCTGACGTTGACCCCAAACAGTCACTCAGCACGCTCGGTATGGACTCGCTTGACACCATCGAGCTCAAACTGGAAATCGAACGCCACCTCAAGGTATCCGTCCCCATGGATGAAGCGCTGAATGACATGAGTGTCGTTGAGCTTGCGGGCAAGCTTTCTTATCAGTTCTCTGCAGCAAGTGAGTTGGAAGAAGCACCCAAAACAGAAGTGGTTATCAAAGACCTGTTCGAGAAGTGTGACGAAGAAGGCGGATACTTTGGTAAATACCGACTGCAGAAAGACAACTACTTTACCCAACCTAAACTCGAGGGTACGCCGGCACCCCGGATGAAATTCCAGGGCCGCGACGTAATTGTCTGGTCGATCAACAACTATCTTGGTCTCATCGGCGAAGAGCGGATTCACAAGACCGCCATGGAATCCGTACAAAAACACGGGCTGTGGTCCCCAATGGGCTCCAGGATGCTCACGGGTAACACCGATCGCCACCTCGAATTGGAGCGCCGGCTGGCTTCGTACCTGCACAAAGAGGCTTCCATCGTCTTCAACTTTGGTTACATGGGCGTGATGGGTACCATCGACGCAGTGACAGATGGTAACGACACCATCATCATAGACAGCCTCTCCCATGCCTGTATTGTAGATGGTGCGCTGATTGCATCTGGCGGGAAGCAGTTCCGTGTCTTCCGCCACAACGACATGGAGAGCCTCGAGAAACAACTCAAGGCAGCCAACGAAAATCGCAAAGGCGGTGTCCTGATTATCACCGAAGGCGTATTCGGGATGACAGGAGATATTGGCAAGTTGGACGAAATCTGCGTGCTCAAAGAGAAGTACAATGCACGCCTGTTTGTAGATGATGCACACGGCTTTGGTGTGATGGGCCCTACAGGCGCCGGCGTTGGCGAATTCCTTGGTGTGCAGGATAAAATTGATCTGTACTTCGGCACCTTTGCAAAATCATTTGCCGGCATTGGCGGCGTAACCGCTGGTGACGACAAGGTAATCGATTACATCAAATACAACGCAAGAACCAACATCTTCGCCAAGAGTCTGCCCCTACCCTACGTGGAAACGATGTTGACCACGCTGGACTTCATTGAGAACGGCGATGAATACCGTAACCGGATGTGGCACGTAGCACGCAGGCTCCAGGAAGGATTGAGCGCGCTCGGCTTCAACATCGGCGACACCCAGTCGCCCATCACCCCGGTATATGTGCCGGCTGGTGATGAAGAGACCGCAACGCGTGCAATGCGGCTTCTACGTACAGAATATGGTATATTCGTTTCTGCGGTGACCTACCCCGTAGTACCCCGCGGTGTTGTGCTGTTCAGGTTGACTTCTTCGGCCTCCCACACCGATGAAGACATTGACATCACACTGGATGCATTCAAAAAAATGCGTGATCAGTTGAACCTGAACACCAACGAAACCAATACTCCTGTTACCGGAGACCTGGTCGAACCCACTAAGTAA
- a CDS encoding sigma-70 family RNA polymerase sigma factor: protein MENDKEAIQDEVLVVAAILGDLQAFDELVRRYRQPVIRLATSIAGQADADDIAQDAWLLAFKSLPGIDNPEKFASWLMVITRHRALRHRQKTRVQRARQMPMDVYLLEQFSAITMPAVQSDEDERISLALDALPADYSMVMKMRFFDAIPLKKIASFLDVPLSTVKWRIYKGKALLLEEIKRLDKADEAWRNR from the coding sequence ATGGAAAACGACAAGGAGGCAATACAAGACGAGGTGCTCGTTGTAGCAGCGATTCTGGGTGATTTGCAAGCATTTGACGAGCTGGTAAGGCGATATCGGCAACCGGTGATCCGGCTGGCCACATCGATCGCCGGCCAGGCAGATGCAGACGATATCGCGCAGGATGCATGGCTGCTTGCCTTTAAGTCACTGCCAGGAATTGATAACCCTGAGAAATTTGCTTCCTGGCTTATGGTGATCACCAGGCACCGTGCACTGCGACATCGTCAAAAAACGCGTGTGCAACGCGCGAGGCAAATGCCGATGGATGTTTACCTGCTCGAGCAATTCAGCGCAATTACAATGCCTGCAGTACAATCTGATGAAGATGAGCGCATCAGTCTAGCACTCGATGCACTGCCGGCAGACTACAGCATGGTAATGAAGATGCGATTCTTTGATGCCATCCCGTTGAAGAAAATTGCCTCGTTTCTGGATGTACCGCTTTCAACCGTTAAATGGCGCATTTATAAAGGAAAGGCGCTCCTGCTTGAAGAAATCAAAAGATTGGACAAGGCTGACGAAGCATGGAGAAATCGATAA